In the Flavobacteriales bacterium genome, CATGGCCACTAGAAACGAAAAAACATACTACGAGGCCTATAGAGAAATCTTCGACAGTATAAAAATGCACAAATGCGCTACTGCCGAGTAATTACTAATCCACTACTACCTTCTTTGTTTTAGTATCGTCTGTTGTTTTGATTCGTACGACGAACAAACCATTATCTGTCCCAGACATATCTATATTATTATTTTCTGGCAATCCTTGAAAATAAATTTTCCCATCCGTCGAATAGACTACAATACTTTCCACTTCGAAAGGACTTACCACTTGCAAATTACCTAATGCATCTGCATACACAGACGTTTCAACTATTTCTATTGATTCCGGTTCCGGTTCCGGACAAGGTATTACAACTTCTCGAACAGCAGTACAAAGATCATTATCTGTAA is a window encoding:
- a CDS encoding T9SS type A sorting domain-containing protein yields the protein TDNDLCTAVREVVIPCPEPEPESIEIVETSVYADALGNLQVVSPFEVESIVVYSTDGKIYFQGLPENNNIDMSGTDNGLFVVRIKTTDDTKTKKVVVD